The sequence below is a genomic window from Streptococcus pantholopis.
TATAAGACTCAACATAGGTATTTTCAATTTCGCCTGGAACTGTTGCCTCGTCCTTGTATTCAACAATAAACAAAGAAGAATAAACTTCAATCAGACGGCCAATTTTATTTTTTTCGCGTTTACGGCCGTTTTCAAGAGTCAGCTCAACGAGCTGACCTTCATGATTTTTTATGTCTTCCTTAATTTTTTTCATCTTTGCAACATCTGCAAATGCATCACTCATCAAATTTCTCCTTAATCAGGGAATAGGCTTATCCCCGCTATAATATTAATCTGGCTTCTCAAAAACAGCCTTTTGTTATTGCTCTTCAAACTGAGCTATACTAGAAAATTTATTATACTCTTTTTGAAATATTAACTTTACAGTCCCACGCGCACCGCTGCGGTTCTTTTCAAGAATAACTTCAATAGTATTATCCTCAAGTGTCTCCTCAGAAGCTTCACCTTCTTTACGGTAATAATCATCACGATAAAGAAAAGCTACGATATCCGCATCCTGCTCTATAGATCCGGACTCGCGGATATCAGACAAAACCGGTCTTTTATCCTGACGCTGCTCTACACCGCGCGACAGCTGACTGAGAGCAATAACAGGAACTTTCAACTCCTTAGCTAAAATTTTTAGCTGACGTGAAATTTCTGAGACTTCCTGCTGCCTGTTGTCAGGACGAGTGCCGGTAATTAACTGCAGGTAATCA
It includes:
- a CDS encoding Veg family protein; this translates as MSDAFADVAKMKKIKEDIKNHEGQLVELTLENGRKREKNKIGRLIEVYSSLFIVEYKDEATVPGEIENTYVESYTYSDILTEKTLIHYFD